A window from Photobacterium atrarenae encodes these proteins:
- a CDS encoding ABC transporter ATP-binding protein codes for MQADSILGVILRVIQRSERSSAQLLSGMIWRIAERLLDVLPMLVCFWWLQAVLMADVGGTGEVTPSIAMVTALLVGIFSLQLFCAIHGQKNSFLGSYSIMGGYREKLLDRAHQLPLGALYRYRTGQLTDMVTDDVLRVENIFTHLVIEVLTTLLIPVVLVAGLMWVDWQLALSLIIGMPFAFWVLQVTRKLFVRMSQDKQAVYRDTSGLIVEFVSGIKTLRFYHRAELWLGKLYRHFDEMIRMSIKVEQWGAVPVVLYRLLLELGLVVFFLIAANKIDAGSASPLTLLLFMLLAHRVISPLLEMGQHLTILRYAVQCEGKLQGLYDEALLSEPEKAAGITEYSVCFDGVSFGYESMPVLHNISFTARHQAVTAIVGPSGSGKSTVMNLLARFYDPDQGTIRVGGKDVKALGSEGLYQHISMVFQQVQLFDGTIMDNVRIGRPSASDEDVFAACKMAYCGEFINRLPAGYQTLIGESGASLSGGERQRLSIARALLKDAPIILLDEATASVDAITQHYIQQALSELVKDKTVIMIAHRLSTIRDADQILVLDSGQLVQRGCHDELLKQEGLYQELWSAQNGVLTT; via the coding sequence ATGCAGGCTGATAGTATTTTGGGCGTTATTCTGCGGGTGATTCAACGCAGTGAGCGTTCTTCCGCGCAACTGTTGAGCGGAATGATTTGGCGTATTGCCGAGCGTTTGCTGGATGTGTTACCGATGCTGGTCTGTTTCTGGTGGCTGCAGGCTGTATTGATGGCTGACGTTGGTGGCACTGGCGAGGTGACGCCTTCGATCGCTATGGTAACGGCATTGCTGGTGGGTATTTTTTCTCTTCAGCTATTTTGTGCAATACATGGACAGAAAAATAGCTTTCTCGGTAGTTATTCTATCATGGGGGGATACAGAGAGAAGCTACTTGATCGGGCGCACCAGTTGCCGCTGGGCGCGCTGTATCGTTATCGTACCGGCCAGCTGACCGATATGGTGACTGACGATGTTCTGCGGGTCGAAAACATTTTCACCCATTTGGTGATTGAGGTACTGACTACCTTATTGATCCCCGTAGTGCTGGTTGCGGGGTTGATGTGGGTTGATTGGCAGCTGGCGCTCAGCCTGATTATCGGTATGCCGTTTGCCTTCTGGGTGTTGCAGGTGACACGCAAGCTGTTTGTCCGGATGAGCCAGGATAAACAAGCGGTGTATCGCGATACATCAGGTCTGATTGTTGAGTTTGTGAGTGGCATCAAGACGTTGCGGTTCTATCATCGCGCTGAGCTGTGGCTGGGCAAGCTTTATCGTCATTTCGATGAGATGATCCGTATGTCGATTAAGGTTGAGCAATGGGGGGCCGTCCCGGTTGTGCTTTACCGGCTGTTGCTTGAGCTCGGGTTGGTGGTGTTTTTCCTGATTGCAGCGAATAAGATAGACGCCGGTAGCGCGAGCCCGTTGACGTTGCTGCTGTTTATGCTGCTTGCCCATCGCGTGATCTCTCCCTTGCTCGAAATGGGCCAGCATCTGACCATACTACGTTATGCAGTGCAGTGTGAAGGAAAGCTGCAAGGGCTTTATGATGAGGCGTTGTTGAGTGAGCCTGAGAAAGCTGCCGGGATCACCGAGTATTCAGTTTGTTTCGACGGGGTGAGTTTTGGTTATGAGTCAATGCCAGTACTGCACAACATAAGTTTTACTGCCCGGCACCAGGCCGTGACGGCGATTGTCGGGCCTTCCGGTAGCGGCAAGAGCACCGTGATGAACCTGCTGGCACGCTTCTACGATCCGGATCAGGGCACTATCAGAGTCGGGGGTAAAGACGTCAAGGCGTTGGGTTCTGAAGGGCTTTACCAGCACATCAGCATGGTATTCCAGCAAGTGCAGTTATTTGACGGCACCATTATGGACAATGTGCGCATTGGTCGGCCGTCGGCCAGCGATGAAGATGTGTTTGCAGCTTGTAAAATGGCATATTGTGGAGAATTCATTAACCGGTTACCGGCAGGCTATCAGACACTCATTGGTGAGAGTGGAGCCAGTTTGTCTGGTGGTGAGAGGCAGCGACTTTCTATTGCCCGGGCACTGCTGAAAGATGCGCCAATCATCTTGCTTGATGAAGCCACAGCCTCTGTCGATGCCATTACTCAGCACTATATCCAGCAAGCGTTATCCGAGCTGGTGAAAGATAAAACCGTGATTATGATAGCCCATCGCCTGAGCACTATTCGGGATGCCGACCAAATTTTGGTGCTCGATAGTGGGCAGTTGGTTCAGCGAGGGTGTCATGATGAGTTGCTTAAGCAAGAGGGACTATATCAGGAATTGTGGTCTGCCCAGAATGGCGTGCTGACGACTTAG
- a CDS encoding ABC transporter ATP-binding protein, translating to MSNLEDDTGWLTLWRMVKVRQGCLSASLIFTCFAALLELLPFWLVFQAMEVVLGYYQQYLSSPELTTALYHSALWMMAALAAKTMAYALAYGLSHKAAFGILTHTRRLLVTRLAWAPVHWLQKYHSGQLKLAVLQDVERVENFVAHHTVEVSVSAIGPVVVTGYLLWVDWRLALASLLVAPLAVFSSMLVMRGMDQLYTEYHQASVSLNRTTIEYLRNMPVMKLFQQDSRRFKAMMDSLDQYYSMVAKITKVTVPRWAMFTCLLGANLLVILPVAMALYQAGEVRLLDVLMAVLLGAGMLRPLLKISNFFTEIKEVLAGVKRLAPIMAAPTTENTSQLTALETPLQVTFKDVSFGYDDLPVLNGLNLALAPGTTTVLMGRSGGGKSTLAQLLAGLLVPDSGEVLVNGVPVSSLDNQQRASLIAVASQDVFLFKGTIRDNLQLARDGITEEDMHQAVTVAQAQELIQRLPEGYDTQLQEQGVRLSGGEKQRIALARALLADTPILVLDEATAFADSLTQKAFYHALKKHYPEKTVLVIAHRTYGLESADLIGIIEDGLIQLQGNHAHLLGTSDYYRQIWQLQNDTDNWSIGVVKRQSVAKEVVHAG from the coding sequence ATGTCTAATTTGGAAGATGACACTGGCTGGCTGACGTTATGGCGAATGGTAAAAGTTCGGCAAGGGTGTCTTTCTGCGTCGCTGATATTTACCTGTTTTGCCGCGTTGCTTGAGTTGCTGCCTTTCTGGCTTGTTTTTCAGGCAATGGAAGTTGTGCTCGGATACTACCAGCAATATCTTTCTTCCCCCGAACTGACAACCGCGCTCTATCACTCAGCGTTATGGATGATGGCGGCTCTGGCGGCAAAGACGATGGCGTATGCGCTAGCATACGGACTGAGCCATAAGGCTGCATTTGGCATTTTGACTCATACCCGCCGCCTTCTTGTAACTCGCCTGGCCTGGGCACCGGTACATTGGTTGCAAAAGTACCATTCTGGCCAGTTGAAGCTGGCTGTGCTCCAGGATGTCGAGCGGGTGGAAAATTTCGTTGCCCACCATACGGTAGAAGTGTCGGTGTCGGCCATTGGTCCGGTGGTGGTAACCGGCTATTTGCTCTGGGTGGACTGGCGTCTGGCTCTTGCTAGTTTGCTGGTTGCACCGCTGGCGGTGTTCAGTTCAATGCTGGTGATGCGCGGGATGGATCAACTCTATACCGAGTATCACCAGGCATCGGTAAGCCTCAATCGCACCACGATAGAGTACCTGCGTAACATGCCGGTGATGAAACTGTTTCAGCAAGACAGCCGTCGCTTTAAAGCGATGATGGACAGTCTCGATCAGTATTACAGCATGGTGGCGAAGATTACCAAAGTGACTGTGCCCAGGTGGGCAATGTTTACCTGCTTGCTGGGGGCAAACCTGCTGGTAATTTTGCCTGTTGCGATGGCGCTCTATCAGGCTGGTGAAGTGCGTTTGCTCGATGTTCTGATGGCGGTACTGCTTGGGGCCGGAATGCTACGTCCCTTGCTTAAGATCAGCAATTTTTTTACTGAAATTAAAGAGGTGCTGGCCGGCGTTAAACGACTCGCCCCGATCATGGCAGCGCCAACAACCGAGAATACATCACAACTAACGGCGCTGGAGACACCTTTGCAAGTGACCTTTAAAGATGTTTCGTTTGGCTATGATGACTTGCCGGTGCTGAATGGTCTCAATCTGGCCCTGGCGCCGGGGACAACCACTGTGCTGATGGGGCGATCCGGGGGCGGAAAATCGACTCTGGCCCAGTTGCTGGCAGGTTTGCTGGTACCTGATAGCGGCGAGGTGCTGGTCAACGGGGTGCCTGTCTCGTCATTGGATAACCAACAGCGCGCGTCACTGATTGCTGTGGCTTCGCAGGATGTGTTTTTGTTTAAAGGGACAATTCGAGATAACCTGCAACTGGCACGTGACGGTATTACTGAGGAAGATATGCACCAAGCCGTCACCGTGGCACAAGCGCAGGAACTAATTCAACGCTTGCCGGAAGGCTATGATACGCAACTGCAGGAGCAGGGTGTTCGCCTGTCTGGTGGTGAAAAACAGCGTATTGCATTGGCTCGGGCGTTGCTCGCCGATACGCCTATCCTGGTACTTGATGAGGCTACTGCGTTTGCCGATAGCCTGACCCAAAAAGCATTCTATCACGCATTGAAAAAGCACTATCCGGAGAAGACGGTGCTGGTAATTGCCCATCGTACGTACGGCCTTGAAAGTGCGGATCTTATCGGCATCATTGAAGACGGACTCATTCAGTTACAGGGTAATCATGCTCATCTTCTGGGTACCAGTGATTACTACCGGCAGATCTGGCAGCTTCAAAACGACACTGATAATTGGTCTATCGGTGTTGTTAAACGCCAATCAGTTGCAAAGGAGGTCGTCCATGCAGGCTGA